The genome window AAACATGGAAATAGGAGAGATAAAGTAGGATGAAATCCCTATGAAAGATAAGGTCATGAGTTGATGCTTCATATTAGTAGGAGAATGTGTTAATACCCAATTGtgattaatggaaaaaaaaaaaaaggctaacatatattttatttacatGTTTATCCATATGAAATGAacatatttatacatatatacacacaaacacaataatgtgtaaaaaaaaaaaaacatatatatatacacacacacaataatTCATGTTTAGTTTGATCCATCATCAAACAAATAATGTTCAAGAATTCCTTTGTGACACaataattcaatatattttgaagaGTTAATGAGATAATCCATGAAGTTTACATAGTCAATGAAATAATGGAGATAATTATCACCATATTGCtctaatttaattatatttttgaagttGAAATCTGAGTAATTGTCTATTATCAATAATAGGATTTCTATTTACCTATTGttgaattttatatcaaataagTTTTCTAATGACTTCATGAACTTGACTTCAGCCTCCAAAAATTATGTGGCATAATGCATTGACTCACAATTTTCCGTATCATGTGCAATTCTTGGGAATGaaggacaatttttttatgCACCATATCAAGTAGGAGTCTAGCTTACTCCTAGTACTTTTCAACTAGAcatctccttttatttttaatatataatagcaagtggtagtgagttttaatctccacatgATGCGgcagttttttattaaaataaaaggagattccagttaaaaaagtactagaggtaAGTCAAACCCACCAAGAAGTTGCTCAATATTATGGATTTAATTATCCACAATTAATTCATGGATATagttttcaaaaccaaagaacttCAGGGCAAGATGTATACTGTTATATTGCAGAGTAGGAACCTCATTCATTGTAAACAACTTAATTAGAACAATGAATAGAAGttgattttttaatacaatAGATAACCTTCTCAAGTTGTGTGGCACACCATATTGAGTCATAGTTCTTTGTATTTTATATAGATTTCGAGATTGAATGACACATTTTTTATGAAACACACCAAGTGTTATCAATTGAATTATCAACAATTGACTCATGgatataattttcaaaactagAACTTCAGAGTAGAATGAATAATGTTTTGTTGTTAGGTAAGAAGCTCGTTCACTGTGAACATTTAAAGAGAATAAAGAACAACAGTTAATTTTCTAATAGCATTATATCATGTGCCAAGGTATGGCTCAaccatttcattttaaaaattaagtcaTAGTTACCTATATGATTCTCCATCAGTTATCAactttgacaactttttatcgAAGATGCTTCATATTCACTTCTTATTAATCAAACTATCATACTTTGGCCCATCTAACGATgaattcttgattttttttttccttaagtcCACATGACTCTTTACATACAATAGCTTATGGTTATAGCAACTTAGAGTTTGTTTGGAATGTGATGAAAATCTCagcttttttaagtttttagcttctttttcgtattatttatgggtttcattgcactttttggtactattcatgagtctcatggtactattcataagtctcattgtactattcaactagtttttaactttttcttttttttatacacTTTTAGCAGAAAGTTTTCGGttttagctaaataagttgttcctaAATGGAACTTTAGTAAAGTTGTCGGcaataaattgatttttctCCTAATATTCTTTATATGTTAGAGgaattgtattatatttttgtgGTTTGAATAAACATGTCCATGTTGTATGTATAAACATGAGTATGTTATATGTATAAACATGTTCATACTTGAAATAGTTTGGATGAGTGTGCCAAGTAGCACCACAATGAAGGCAAAAATGAGTAGTCTTAGGACTACATTTCTTCTTCAAAGGAAGTCTAGATGCAGGCTTATACTCTTGTctgagaatgaaaatttgatttgGTGTGAccaacaccacaatggtgacacatGGGTACAAACTCATATTTTTCTTGTAGCCTAGAATCTATGACTTGCACAAGTGTCATGTTATAATTAACAAGTAGATTAAGGTAGTCTGTTAGTAGTAGCCGTTAACAATGTTACAACTTTCTAGTAAGCTCTCTTACAAGAGGGTGTTAACAATGAATTGTTTGAATCTAAAACTTTGTCTATTATTGGagtatataaagaaaagaaatgtcCTCATAGTTAatttgagaatgaaaatttgatttggtgtgaccaacaacaccacaatggtgacacatGAGTACAAACTCAGATTTTTCTTGTAGCCTAGGATCTATGACTTGTACAATTGTCATGTTATAATTAACAAGTAGATTAAGTTAATCTTTTAGTAGTAGCCGTTAGCAATGCAAGAACATGTAAGTATGATATCTTATAGAGGGTGTTTAACAATGAATTGTTTGAACCTAAAGCTTTGTCTAGAATTGaagtatataaagaaaaaaaaatgtcctaATAGTTAATATCAAGGATCCAGCCACAAGACTAGTCCGGGCACtgttgaatttaaatttatttttatcaaactAGTCAATTCTTGGGGGTCTTATAGTGGTAAATATTATGTTACCAATGATGATGTTAAtaattaaagtattttttttaatatataaaactgGCCATTTCTCTTagtttgagggttttttttcccttccaaaatgaaaaagtgaaggaaattttattagaaaatgaaaataacatattttttttttattggcatGTACAAAATGATGTTGTTTTAGGCACATTAAaagtatgcatttttttatttgaagtgACACTTAACAAATAATTACATACACTAAAGGAAGTAAATCCAAACGATACTTAATTAACATTAAGggaacaaacaaaaattttaatatttttaggggacaaaattaaatttattgccaattttaaagttgtaatttgcaattttatcatcaaattctATAGCTAAAgcaattacaaaattttcaaacaatgcATTTTTAGACATATTACATAATAATTGTTATAAATATTAAAGTAAAATGTTTATACATACAAAATGAacatatttatacatatatccAATAATTCATGTTTATTTTGATCCATCATCAAATAGATGGTGTTCAAGAATTTCTTTGTGACACAATAATTAAACATCTATTGGAGAGTTAATTGAGATAATCTAGTAATATCACATAGtcaatgaaaaaataaagatcATTATCTAGACCATATTGCTCTAATGTAATTGTATTTCTAAAGTTGGACTTTGAGTGATTATCTATTCTCCACAGCGGGATTTGCATTTTCCCATTGTTGAAGTTTATATCAAACAAGTTTTCCCATGACTTCTTGAGCTTTACTCTAGCCTCCTAATGTTTTGTCACACATTGCATTGACTCACACTTTTTTGCATTATGTATAGTTCTAGGGAATGAAGGACACATTTTTATGCACCAAACCAAGTAGATGCTCAATATTATAAATTGAATTATCAACAATTGATTCATTAATATAATTTTCGAAACCAAGGGACTTTACGGCAAGATGAATAATGCTATATTGTTGGGTAAGAATCTCATTCATTGTAAACAACTTGCTAAGAACAAAGAACATAAGCTGATTTTATAATAATAGTTGATAGCCTCCTAAAGCGTTGTGGCACAATGCATTGGCTCACAATTCTTTGTATTATATACAGTTTTTGGGAATGGAAGACATTTTTTATGCaccaaaccatttttttttaaaaaatacaagataaaaattctactctagcataatctaagtatatatgtgtgtaaaactcctTCCTAGAGACTTAAATCCCGACctttaccccccacaccccacaagtacttatacttgtgtaGTGATCTTTGCACCAAGGGTGTTCGGTTGTTGCACCAGACCAAGTGAATGCTCAATATTATGGATTGAATTATCAACAATTgattcatctatatatatatataaccaaaacctCTGAAATTcttacaattttccacgtcaacatggtatttaaataaaattatcattttatttaaataaaacgataattttagtccaaacttaacaaggagtgaaactctatttctctaacaagtccaacttaaactcaaactcatcactatcactttttttaacaaaattatttttgtttaatccaaacttaataaggagtgaaactatatctctctaacaagtccaacttaaatacaacaataatattattagcaataataaatacaaCAATAATATTTGTTAGTTATTACTTGTAATCCGCATTTTCTTCTATTGaagttttcaagatttttagtttttactcaTAATCTAAACTCTAAACACACAAAACTTCATGTTCAACACAATTTTTGATGACCATTATTTTACTTTGAAACATAGCCTCTATGTTGGCTGTTTAAGTTCACTAGGGCTCTAAATCCTTCTTTAGTTGACAACTATGAATCATTTAGCTAGAAATATAAAATCTcttaatataaacaaaattatttttgtttaatccaaacttaacaaggattgaaactctatctttctaacaagtccaacttaaatttaaactaaaacgttgataatctatatatatatatatatatattgacctctccacaattttacattttagcagtatttaaataaataaaaataaaaattctgataggactcaaaaaaaaaaaaaaaaagaaagaaaaaaagagactcACGTTGAAAATAGAGAGACTCacgtaaccaaaaaaaaaaaaaagagttaggattaaggggaaaaaaaaaatagagaaagactCCTATTAGGAGTCTCTTTTCCCTCCTCAAAACCTTAGCAGTTAtcacctcaaaaccctaaacttaacttcattttaggatttttttttttttttttttaaatcgcAAGCAATCTGATTCAACTTTCTTCTatgattaatgaattttatgtcaatttttttttatcattattaataataaaatttcaattcaacatatgtggatatttgtttatattgttattaatgaattttatattttagtgaAAAGTTAATGAATGCTCTAAAAGTAttgatttatgaaatatttttttaaatttttttatagaaaaagaaaaatgtaactaaatttttaataacttcttatatttttttaaaaagttgtattgaaacttttctaaaataatccATTAATAAATGACCCAAAGACACTCCTTAACTAAAACTCTTAGAATCTCATGGTACTTCCAAATACAATCAAAGGAACgaaagtgaaaaattaaaatcccaacttgatattttttttctttttttccttatgtTTACAACAAACACAACACTCCCAAGTCCCAAGTCTCAACATAaactatttgaatttttttttttttcatttagcaTTAGATTGCTAAGGATTTCGTTAGTTGCCTAGTTTCAAAACAAAGTGgaaaagtagcatctcgagtttttaaaactcgagttctggGTAGAAATCGAGTTTCTATTACTCGAGATCCTGAGCTACCAAACATCTGACGTGGACTTTTTTCCACGTGGAGCCATGTTGAAATCGAGTTTCTACTACTCGATTTGTGATCATAtttcaaacacaaaacacaGACTCAACTTTTATTTCACTTCTCACTCTCACTTAAGCGTTTAGAACACTCTCGCTCTCCTTCACACCCAAACATACAAACCCCAAACACTCACTCTACCAGAGACAAGCGCATCTCATCGGCGGCAAAAAAACTCTCGTCTCCTCTCATCGATGACCTCTCACTCAAAACCTCACTTAGCTCTTTCACTATCTCGCATTGAGGTCAATAGTAAAACACGGCCCCTCTCCTTCTATATTTACTGACAAACATTTGGTAGTTCTCCTATCTTTTATCACTACTCCCATTTATTCATTATCAAACCACGTCAATCCACTGggaattttgtttttcccttatttCCACATAACCCCAAACCAGATACATAAAACActtaggttttattttggtAGAAATTGAGTCTTGCAGGCTCAAGATCAACGGCATATCTCGAagaaaatcgagtctcaaagacttgGTTTTGCTTTGTAGAACTAGAGTCTTTAAAACTCAAGATCTATGTAACATAATAGTATCCAACTCAGCAAGTAGAAAGTGAGTCTTTAAGGTAATGTTTGGATGAAgagagttttgagtgatattatcttgttttcataactcatgaTCCAAAACTGGTGGGGTCCACGGAAGAGCACTTGTTTGGACTCTATGACTCATGATCCGTGACTcggttttcatcactcaattatctgatttttgagttatgagttatggaaactaaaaacacattttagctgttttcagtttccataactcataattcaatgacatttttgtaattaaacacacatggaAGGACATACAGCCGCATCTTTTGatctttgacttttttttttttattcatttctccTCCTGGGtttggtcttcttcttctttttttcatttttttttcattggttcGGTCTTcaattcttcctcttttttttttttttttttttcactgggttcggtgagtttgggtttctttttttaaaattttttttctcactggtttcggtgagtttgggtactaggggttgaaggggaaaaaaaaaaaaagtaaaagctgCACAAGGTACAGGTATGAGGCCCACAAATAGTTGAAAATATTGAATGATGACAAGTGAGTGATGGTACCAAACGGAGTGGGGTGTTTTAAGTGGTGAGTAATGAAAACTGAGTAATGAATGATGGGTGATaaaaactgagtgatgagtgaccatttttttaaaccaaacaaggTTTAAGCCTTTAATTTTATATGAAACTCAAGTTTCTAACACTCAAAATGCAAGTTTGCAATTATATTTCAGACGCATATTAACTTACCGTATTTTATACCCTTATTCTGCCCGTCCCCAAATATCCCCTAATCTATTTATCCATAAACTAGAACCAGATTCTATCCCCACGCTcccgaaaatcgcgtgtttatCACTCGCCTTCGCACACACCATTATAAAAGCACCTCCACACTACTCCACCATCATCGCAATCAtcatcaaacaaacaaaaacatgactACTTCTTCTTCCTCACTGGTCCTCCTCATCCTCCTACTCTGCACCGCGTCGCACACGATCCCCACCCTATCCTCCGCCAACATAGAAGCCTATCCTTCAATCCCAGGAACCCAAACAACCACGGACTTTTCAAAAAATGGCGAGCTTGATCTTGCACCGGTTCGCCGGGAAGTCTACGGCGGCGGCCGAATCATCGATATTAGCCACCGGTACACGCCGGACATGCCGTCGTGGGACTCGGTTGATGGGGTGGGTCAGTTTCTGTGGCTTCCGAAGAGCATGAAGAATGGCTCGCTCGCTAACAACTCGGAGATGAAGCTTCCCACTCATACGGGTACCCATGTTGATGCCCCGGGACACGTGTTCGATCACTACTTCGACGCTGGCTTCGATGTCGACACGCTTGACTTGGACGTGCTCAATGGTTCGTGTATTCTATTCACTGTTCTTattctgttttgttttcttggctTTGTGTTCGATGTTGAATCATGTTCTTGTTTTGCTCTTTGTGTTTGACCActttcttatattaaaaaaaaaaaaaaaaaatcacttttaagcctaacttttattatGAATCAATTGCAATGGGGTCCATTTCAGCAGtttgttttagaaaaaaaagtttggtgTGTTCTAAGTTGTCAATGTTATGTCTAATTTACACAGTTGTGAATTTATGATGTTCATATTCAGTGTCTTTTTTCGTGTAGTGTAGTGGTAGATTGAATCAGTGGATGTTTTGACTAATCATGGTTTTTTTTAGTGTTGGAATTTGTGGGGGAAAAGGTAGTGGAAGTTACCTTCAGTTGTTAGGTTGAAAAAGGGTTTCTTTTtgttctgcttttttttttggttgattgatATTTAACGAGGGTTTTGATCTTATTGTTATtagataatttttgtttggttaaattGCATGTTTGGTTCTCTACCGTTGACATTTGTTTTAAAATCgtcttttttacttttagaaagtgtttggatttaattcctataatttcaaaattgtttcaTAAATCATCTAATGGCTAAAAAATGATGGCactttttaaaagtaaatatgaaatttaaccTTTTTTGTATAAGTGTGTATTTTGGTGGTCAAAGCTCTTCTGTGTGATTTCTCTGTACTTTACCGCTTTCTTGTTGGATACTGTGGCTTGTGTGCAATAATTTTGAATGGATGGTGGATTGGAGAGTGCCTGTTCCACTAAAAGGAAGGTAAGGTATTATGTGTTGACTTCTTCATGGGATGAGTTAAGCTTAAATGGGCAAAATGTATGTTGGATGGGGCATTCTAATATAGTTGAAGATAAAATTCGAGTTTCATGTTCTATCTTATGGTTTATGAAGACTGTTAAATTCATATAAACAAATGTCAAATCTTCTACTGGTTTCTCTCTGATTGTCTCGTAATTGCAAAGAAGATATTTTCCTCCTCCTTTGGAGAGCAGATTCTCTTTCTGTGGATTGGTGCATCTGAAATGTgaatgttagatttttttttttagcttgatTTGAAACAGAAGGATATGTTTAGTTCATTGTTCCTATGAGACTGTTTTGGTAAAGTGTCCTTCCTGATTTCTCGAGAAATGCTTATTATACTATCTGTCatgctttcttttattttttgatatgtttttgCTCTTCATACCTTGCGCATCTAAATGGGAATTTCTCCCATCTTTTTCTGTGATGAAATGTAAGAtcaattttagatatatagtaattacattttattgttttgatgaGATATTATTGGTGATGATGGgattatatttgattattgCAATAGGTCAAGCATTGTTAGTTGATGTTCCAAGAGACAAGAACATAACTGGTATGTATTTCTAAAGAACCCTCTTTTTGTTACTTGTGATTAGCTTCTCCCTATGTTTAAAGGAAACTTTTTTTGGAGGGGGTGGGGGGTGCTgctacaaaattttcaacatgCTACTTCATTTTTGTTGGGCAGCAACATTGAAATTCTACTTTATATGTCTGTGATGAAATTAGATGCTGCATCAGTTGGTGTCGCCTGCAGGGGCAGAGCCTAGATTTGTTGCTGAGGGTGGGGTGGGAAGGTGTTTTTaatagaattatatatatatatatatatatatttacaagatctcaacagttatatttaatatatatatatatatatatatatatttgtgtatgtgtgtgtttgcgTAAGTTTTAGTGAAAAATATCATGTTTTCTGAGAAAGGTGTAAACCAACACCATTTGAAGATTATTGATTTAATATCTCTTGAGTTTCTTATTTTCATGTtctatttttgataaataactTCTTAACATTATGAGTTTTAATTAGATATCTTTCTTTCAACTTTGTATAAAGTTCAATAGTAATTTGTcaaacaaaattgagaatttcaaggattaaactttatatttaaaaattgtatgaaaattacacttttttatttaaaagatcaCTTTTGATTTCTTAAAGATTGGAACCTCttgaatattataatttaaaaaacatgtgttcatttataaatagacTTACCATGCGATCTAAGGCAGGTGCTTATTAGCCACAAGGCCCACCacaacatgatttttttttcagctaAATGGAATGTTGTTATATTTTCTAAGTGATGAGAAC of Quercus lobata isolate SW786 unplaced genomic scaffold, ValleyOak3.0 Primary Assembly Scq3eQI_189, whole genome shotgun sequence contains these proteins:
- the LOC115973492 gene encoding cyclase-like protein 2, which produces MTTSSSSLVLLILLLCTASHTIPTLSSANIEAYPSIPGTQTTTDFSKNGELDLAPVRREVYGGGRIIDISHRYTPDMPSWDSVDGVGQFLWLPKSMKNGSLANNSEMKLPTHTGTHVDAPGHVFDHYFDAGFDVDTLDLDVLNGQALLVDVPRDKNITAEVMKSLNIPRGVRRVLFRTLNTDRRLMFKKEFDTSYVGFMKDGAQWLVDNTDIKLVGIDYLSVAAYDDLIPSHLVLLEDREIILVEGLKLDNVQPGIYSVNCLPLRLLGAEGSPIRCILIK